One Indicator indicator isolate 239-I01 chromosome 30, UM_Iind_1.1, whole genome shotgun sequence genomic window, ctgcagatcctggagcGGACCCTGGAGCCAGACAGCTCGGATGAGGAGCCCCCTCCTGTCTACTCCCCTCCTGCCTATGAGAgccaggccctgggcagccgCTGCCCCCATGcgccacccacccccccacccaggTGAGcctccagcccccagcccaagtgagcccccagcccaggtgagcccccagccccctgccacagctgcactctgccctctgctcctgctgcccagcagagctgctggttcTAGCACCCAGGGCATGTGCATGAGCTGGCCCCAGCAAGGGGCATGTGGTGTTAGCTcactggggctgggggagatgAATGAAGCTCACAGCTAGCTGGAAAATCCCTGCAGGGTCCTGaaaagccagcagctgaagggcctggagagctgctgcagcagctcctggaatGGCaatcagcagctcccaggggtCAGCTCCGCTCACAAACACCAGGTGCTGGGCAGtcagagccccacacagccTGGACCTAGGCTTGGTCTGACTTGACTTGACCCCAGGGTTCCCTGTTCCCTCAGGGTGtgagctgtgccacagcagcactACCCCAGCGTAGGCTTGGGGCTGGCAGGAaaggcagtgctggctctgtggCTACGTCTGTGCCAGGCCCCTGGCTGAAGGCACTGTTGCCTGTGCAGGCTGGGTGTGACACCTGCGGAGAGATactcagcagcttcagaagcACAACCCTGCCATGGCAGAGCTCCCATGGGGCTGGTTTCTGGGAGTCTGAGCAAAATGACAGGAAGGGaactccaggctgagcagctgcatgGCAAGGCTTGAAAAGCAGCTCCCAAAGATCTCAAACTGGCAAGGCAAGCCTTTTGCTCTTCAGGGTTCATGCTGTCTCCAAGGGTTTGGGAACTGTGTTGTGGTTTCTTGGGTCCCAGGACCACCAGAGGAGCTGCCAGGCCaggccctgtgccctgctgatgtggcaggcatagaatcatagaactgttgaagttggaagagacctttgagatcaccaagtccacctGCTCATCCAGAGCTCAcagtgccaccactgctgctgagccactgctgctgagccactgccactgagccacgtccctcagcaccacagccacatgGCTtgtgagcacctccagggaaggggactccaccacctccctgggcagcctgagagcCCTTGCTGGGGAGAAATTggtcctaacatccaacctgaacctctcctggcacaacctgaggctgtttgctgttgtcctgtcacttgttgcatctGGGGGTTTCTCCCTTGCCAAAGTGCTGTCTGTGCTTGCCCCCCAGGACGGACGTGCCGGGGCCTGGCAGCACCCCAGGGCCCAGGCGCTACAGGAACTGGAACCCACcgctcctgggcaacctccccGAGGACTTCCTCCGCATCCTGCCCCAGCAGACCATGGGCACACAGGTGAGGCTCACTgccccctccagcctgtgcccagctccatgGTGTGTGCAGCACCAACCCCAGTCCTCAGCCACCCTGAGCCTGCCGCAtcaggggctgctgcaggggaaCTTGACTGGAAAATGCAGTGCAAAGCAGGGGATCTGCCCTTGGGACACCAGAGTCCCCCTGTGCTTTGTGGCAGTGTCAGGTGTGGGTGCCTTTCTGCCCACAGACAATAGCCCATGGGGAACCAGCAGCCCCAgtaccaggctgtgctgggcacctGGCTCAGttctggccatgctgctcccTTGGCCTCTTTGCTGACACAAGAGCCAGCCCACAGATGTgctgcttcctctcctcctgtcccttgttcttTAGCAGAAGAGAACAgcccctacctcactccagcctcctctggggtagttgtagagggcagtGAAATCTCCTCTCGATGCCCTACTTCTCACCAGGCAGAGGCAATGGTGCCCTGTCCCCCTTTGTCCCGAGCACAGTCCGGGCAGGGGGGACGGTGCCCTGTGCTGTTGGTCACTGGGATGGAGGAACCCTCCTGGTGAGCAGCATTTGGTGGCTGTCAGACCTTGGGAGTGCAGTGGTGCTGTGCGGGAGCAAAAGGCCAAGCTCAggctgagatgctgctgcagggagcctcctggctgcaccagcacaggcaggcacTGAGACCACCACTGACCTCTGCCGTGCTTGCTCCTGCCCAGGGCTCCCACAGCTCCCGGCAGGGGGCGCCACGGGGGCTGCCCTCACGGGGCCAGGGCTCGCTGGAGCAGGAGCGGCGCTGGAAGCAGTACCTGGAGGACGAGAGGATTGCACTCTGCCTGCAGAACGAGGAGTTCATGAAAGAGCTCCAGAGGAACAGGGACTTCCTCCTTGCCCTGGAGAGAGGTGAGGAGTGCCTCTGTTTCCCAGCCTGTGACCCCCTGTGATGCTGACTGCTGGCAGCCttgccctgcccatggcagcgtgGCTGGTGCCAAAGCAGAGCCATTACAGGATGCTGCCAGGCTGGTGGTGGTCTGGCCTGCTGACACTGAGCAGTGAGCTGCTCACGAGGCTCCTGCTCCTGGTGCTCAGCTGCCTTGCAACAAGGCTTTGCTCCCCGACCACCTCCCTGTGGTGTCTTTGGCAAAGCCCAGCAAAATCCATGGGGAGGAGCCTTGGAAATACCCTCGGAGCTCAGCCTGGTTGGTGTGCACTGCCTGGCTATGTGCTGTCCCCAGGGCCTGAACTGGAGAGCACTTGTGGTGATTGCTCCTTCCTgctgagccagcagccagcttcCCACCCAGTACCGTGGAAGAGCTCCAGGGTGTTAGTGGTTTTGCTGCTACTGAACAGAGAGCTACATTTCCCCTCTTTCATGCTGccaccagctcccagccccccaGCTGAGGGTCCATCTCCCTCAGGAGTCTCTCTGGTGGTTTGCAGGGTCCTGACAGCaccctggctgcagggctcccccccagctgccacagctgGCAAACCACTGCTGTGCTTGCTGCGTGCTGATGGttcctctgctgtggtgagaggaggctgtgggctgccaccaaagtgcttgtggtcaCCGTGCTGAGcaaagccccagctgcctccagcctgtgaggggaagggggaatggAGCCACGTGTGCTGCCTCCAGGGCTGGCTGATCGAGCTGCACTCTGGGCCTTTTGTGTTTCAGATCGATTGAAATACGAGTCCAAAAAATCCAAGtcgagcagtgctgctgccagcaacgACTTGGGCTGCTCCTCCGTGTTGGCAGGTAACTTGTGAGGTACACAGGGGCATCCCCAGGGCTTGTGGGGATAGGagcagagggaatggattggagcttgaggagggcagattgacaCTGGGGATTAGCAAGAAATtgttgacagtgagggtgggtgATGGACAGATGATCCTCCTTCAGCCTGGAGCGCAATTAGTGCCTGGGGTAACTGGGGGCTGCTGCCCCTGGGGCAGCACAGAGGGaggtctcctgctctgcagtggtTGCTGGTGGGGGGATTAAGCCCCTGCTTGCCCCATGcccactggcaggcagctgaaggTGAGCAGGCTGTGGGTGTGCTACAGGCCAGCATCTTGGTGCCCACAGTCTCAGGGGTTAGATCTACAAAGGGTCCTGTCTGGAACCAGCCCTGGCGTGCCAGTGCCCttgtcctgcctgctcctgcccagctgtgttcatggcagggctgtgctttgCCAGTGCTGGCACTGGGTGAGGGAGCTGCTTTGTGCCCCACCAGCTGTTTGCCCTGCAGGTGAGGCAGTGCCCTCTGGAAGCAGCGAGGCCAGTGGTGCTGTGTCTGACGATGCCTTATTCAGAGACAAACTGAAGCACATGGGAAAATGTGAGTctggctgcaggctctggctgcaggctctggctgcaggcTCTGAACTGGCAGCAGGACCCCTGCTGGGGGGTGGCAGCAAAGTGGGCAGGGGGAGAGCTGATGGCATCACCCTGCTCACCTGTGCTCGCTCCAcatgggctgggacacagaTGCCTGCCAGTATCTGGGTGTGGGCATTTCCTgtcacctctctaggcaactgGGCACATATGTCCCCACCACCCAGGGAGTCATGCAGAGGGCTGGCACCCAGCATGCATGGCAGAGGCCATGGCACATTGTGCTCAGGCTACTCAGTGGCACTTTGTGGTTGAGTTTCCATCTGCATTTGGCAGTCCTGGGCTGCTgcatccctgccctgcagtgctctCCGCCTGGCCCTTGCCATCGCTCCTGCGCCACACACAAAACAGAGTGAGGGCTTTGGGCAGCTGGAGTTGGGCTGAAGCCAGCTGAGACACTGAGGAGATGTGGGTTGGTCCCCAGTGCAAGGACAAAACCATCAGCACCTtttgccaggctccagcagggccctgctggccacaggacCTGGCTCGCTGCACCTGGCAGCTGCATGAAGCCACTGTGTGCCCAGGCAGGCCCAGGGCAGTGCCGCAGGGTGTTGGGGCACGGGTGGCTCTTGCCATGCTGGCTCTGGCCATCTCCTCCCCATCACCCTGGGCAGCTTTGGGAAAGGTTTTGGGGTGAGACCCTCACCTAGGTGCTTCCTTCCAGCCACGCGCAAGAAGCTGTTCGAGCTCGCCAGAGCCTTCTCTGAGAAGACCAAGATGAGGAAACCCAAACGGAAACACTTGCTGAAGCACCAGCTGTATCctgagggggctgcaggggggctgcaggggggctgAAGCACCAGCTGTATcctgaggaggctgcaggggggctgcaggggagctggggctgtcagTGGCCTCATGCAGGGGCTCCTGGGGACTCCCCAAGGCCACAGTCtggcccagagcctgcaggttTCCTCTGGTGGCTGGGCCAtgagctgggaaggagctggtggGGCCACATTGCAGCACACAACTGCATTTCCTTAGTGGGGGGCACAGAATGGGGACAGCAGCTTCCACAGCAAATCTTCTCGATGATGTCGAAGGACATTCATGTGGTAAGAAATGccatgctgggctgtgctgtgccaggctgtgccaggctgggccaTGCTGTGCAGGGGGATTTGtgccagcccagggctggctcaGGTGCAAGCATGTGGCAGAAATGCCTCCATAGGCCCAAACCTCCTTCAGGTGTGCTCTGGCAGAGTCCCTGTGTCCCAGTCCCTGGGAATTGCCTGGGTGAGGAAATCCgtgcaccagggcaggggctgggtgcactccctgctggggctgggaccACAGTGTGGTAGCTGCTGCCCAGGCATGGAGgtggctgctgcccaggcatggaggtggctgctgccctcagcagccctTGTCTGCCTCTGCCTTTCAGATGAAGACTTCCAAGCGCGGAGGCAGCAGCtccgggaggaggaggagatgccgAAGGAAGGGCAGTAAAtggtgaggggcagctggggaTGAATGAATGCCTCCTGGTGAGCATCTGAATGGTGctgtctgtccatctgtccTGGGAGCTGTGTGCTCTAGGTCGGGTCCAGAGCGTGCCTGGGTGGGGACAAGCCCGGCTGgtggctgtgggtgctgcagctgagcacagccctgggggcaCTGCTGGGCCAGGGGCTGGTACTGGCTGCAGCACAAGAGAGGCTGAGCACATCCTAttctccttcccacccctccaggTCCCAGCACTGGGGTTTGGTGCTGGCACAGGACCTGCTCAAGGCTTCAGAGGAAGATGGctgaaagaggaaacaaaagcacCCAACAATAACCCAGAGGTTTggctgctccccctctgctgttgtACTCCTCTGCAGTACAAGTGCTGAAGCGAGGCACCAGGTTTGCTTACCAGCAGTTTGACAACAACTTCTAGAGAGCAAATCAgccaaaaaggaaaacaaaacaaaaggaataaTAACaaaagctggcagctgctgtggaggagctgctgtggaggagctcagactggggaggagcagcatccagcctgcTCGCTTGGTCTGAGGAGCAGTGCAAGGAGGAGCGGAAATCAGTTGTGCTAAGGAGGAAGCATCCAGCTGTGGGGTCTGCTTGGCTCCTGGGCATATCCCTCTAGGATCTGATGGAACTTTGCTCTGTGCACACAGGACACAAAACAACCACCTGAGAGAGAACCTAACAACTGCTGGCTGCTATTGCTAGGAGTAAGGGGCAGAGGCTCAGGTCAGGTAATAGTAAGAGAACAGAAATTGTTTATAAAAGGAAAGGCCTCTATTGCCAAGACCTTTCACTTGGATTAAACCTTTGCCTTTGGCATTGCTAAAACTGCCTTGAAGTggggctgctgtgtgcaggggcagtgcccagggctgtgctggcattgcTGTGACGCTGCCTGCCCCAGAGCACGATGCGGCCTGCCAGgctcagctcagtgctgggcctggctgctgggcagggtgctCAGTGGCTCTGGGGATGCCCATTGCTATCTCCAGCTGAGCCACCTgatccagctggaggtgtcccagccgactgcaggggggttggataagATGCCCttgaagggtcccttccaacctgctgcactctgtgatgctgtgagagGCAAAGCCCAAGCCGAGgggtttgcagctgaggctgctggaggggacTTGGGCACAGAGAGGTTGCACAAAAGGCTTGtgactgctgctggctttggtgcagggctggggctggcccgCTGGCAGGAGCACAGCACCCTTCTTCGTGCCCACCGTGGGGAGCATggcaaggggctggggggggctggCAGGCACCGTTGCATCTTTTGGAGATGCTGTCAGGCTAAAAAGTATGACACAAAGCAGCTCCTCCCCTGTGGAAGGAAGCAGTGAGGAGTGtaaaggcaggagctgctcccgccagcacattttcttctccttcatcctcATAATCTGTTGACTGCTAAATGCAGGAGGTGGCTCTAGACGGTGCCTGCTTcgctctgctggctcctgcgAGGCAGCAGGAATGTGGCAAGATGGGAGCTGCGAAGGCGGCAGACGCAGAACCCGCAGCCATCAAACACACAGCCGACTGTTTGCCCTGCCTCGCCGCGGGGTTTGCTAACAAAAGCCAACACTGCATACGCTGCCTACCGGCAGGCTGCTTCCACTCCCGCCCGGAGCCTGCCTGCTTTTGAAGTGGACGCCAGGAGCCTCTCCCGGGGAGCGCAGCAGCTGCGGCACCTGCGGCGTGGCGCTGCCGGCGGCAGGGGCTGGTGAGGACCTGAGCCCTGCAccgggctggggctgctctcgggtgtctggagctgctctggggtgtctgaggctgctctggggtgtctggggctgctctgaggtggCTGTCTGGGGCTGCAGGGTCCCAGCAGTGTCCCATTCACACATGAAGTGGTCCTGGCAGCACCAGGGCTTGGCCAAACCTCGGGGTGTGGAGGGTGAGGGCAGGaagtgctgggctggcagcatcTTGAGGTACCAGCGAGCTTTGGGTTGTTCAGCTCAAAGCAGCACAAGAGCCACCCCCCGAGCTGAGCCTGGCAGTGGAGTCTGCTCCTCTTCGGCaggaagggctggggagcacCCCTGGAGTCATGGCAGTGCAGGGTTAGAGCCACCTCGAGTGGCACTGTGAGGTGctgtgcctgctccctgccGTGTGCCCGGCTGGCAGgtgaggctggtgctggaggggcactgcacagcctgtgctgggctgggtgtcTGGGGGGCCTGTGTCCCCCCTGGCTCGGGGTACAAGGGGCTAAGTGTGAAGCTGGGAACAGGAGATTCTTCAGTCTTTGGGTAGGACTTCCATTCCCAGCCTGGTGTGGCAAGAGGAGgagctccttccctgccctcggctggctctgggctctgTCTGAGGCTGCTGTGACTCCTTCCCAGTccaaagcagctctctgcatATTTGGAAGAAAATCAAGCTTGGAAGCAGCTCAGGTTGTcactgttccagtgcctcttAGCTACTGAAGGCTTAACTTCCAGCAAAGTTTCCATGCGTGCAGGAAGCGCTGGCAGCACTGTCgggcagcagctcaggctcttGTGGCAAGGAAATTCTGCTTGGGAAGGGAATTCTGCTTCTCCCAGCCGAGGAGGCCATTactggagggctgggctggtgcaTGGGGAAGAGAGGCAGCCAAGCCCTTGTACCCtggtgcctgcagcatcttcttACTGCCCAGCCCATGGAGGGTCTGCTGTGCTCCTGTCCTTGCTGGAGGGTGAGCTGCGTTGGGCTGCATTCAGCTGTGGAGGATCTCGCTGAGctcccctgggcaggctgctgctgggcaagccACCTTCCACCTCATCTCCCAGGTCAGTCCTGCTgcaactgctgcctgcagcagcagccagtggggtgggggtgagtgctgctgttccttctctcccctgtgctcagccagGCTTtcagggcacaggctgccccCCAGTTGTCTCTGTAGCCCAGATATAGTTGGCtggtggagaggagaggagcccAGAGGCAACTGCCTCTGCTTTAGGttcaggctgggctggccaAGCACAGCCCTGAGGTGTCCAGCATCATCTGCTCCTGATGCCAGGTGggacccagcagtgccaggctgtgatcctgtgaggaAATGGGGGGAGGACAGGCAGTGTGGGGGccgtggggggggggggtgggagtcACTGCACAACCTCTGCTCACTGCACGTGGTGGCTGAGAACCCTCAGCTCCCTGTCCCATGCTAGAaaaggttttgtgtgtgtgtgggggggtggtcTGGCAGCATCCTAACCAGGAAGGGTCCAGCACCCAAAGTGGGCACCGTGCCcatgagcacagggctggcagcaggtgcTTTGCAGGGGCTTGGGGATGGCTTTGCTAACAAGGTCTAACGACTCGCCCTTAATTAGCCTGGCTGGGGAAGCCTCTCTGGGTGGTGTCACTCTGTAGCCATTTCAAAAGACTTTGGAGGCACAAAGCATCATTTTAAGGGAGGCTGAAAGGTGATGATTTTTatgtccttaaaaaaaaaaaaaaaaaaaagagaaataaagatcAGGTCTGATGAGTAGAAAGGCCACTTAAAAATTGGCTTGGAAGCCAAAATGCATTTCTGACATCAAAATGTACAACTCTCAGTGATGTTTGTATCACTTCTGTACAAAATGATTTCAAgagagcaaaccaaaccaatctgtGATGTGAGTGTTGCTACTTTAGAATTTCTTTccagaagtgattttttttcttaaaagatgTTTACTAGCAATTCATATAATAAAGTCCTGTTGTACTCTTAACACTtggctgtgctttgctttttgatTCCCTGTCTTTGCAGGGGATTtgtctccagccctgcacatctccaCACCAAGCTGGTGGCATCACAGGTCTGTGAAGTGAGAGTGTGGAGCTGGATGCTGTTGGTGGAGTTGCTCCTGAAGGGGCTGGTCCCAACATCACTCCCACAGGGAATTGCCTGCTGGGTCTGTGCTTGG contains:
- the CUEDC1 gene encoding CUE domain-containing protein 1; protein product: MTSLFRRSSGGSARGASAQQLNNSRPGRQVRRLEFNQAMEDFKTMFPSMDYDIIECVLRANNGAVDATIDQLLQMNLEGSGGDDSSDSEDSIPPEILERTLEPDSSDEEPPPVYSPPAYESQALGSRCPHAPPTPPPRTDVPGPGSTPGPRRYRNWNPPLLGNLPEDFLRILPQQTMGTQVRLTAPSSLSRQGAPRGLPSRGQGSLEQERRWKQYLEDERIALCLQNEEFMKELQRNRDFLLALERDRLKYESKKSKSSSAAASNDLGCSSAVPSGSSEASGAVSDDALFRDKLKHMGKSTRKKLFELARAFSEKTKMRKPKRKHLLKHQLMGTAASTANLLDDVEGHSCDEDFQARRQQLREEEEMPKEGQ